One genomic window of Arachis stenosperma cultivar V10309 chromosome 10, arast.V10309.gnm1.PFL2, whole genome shotgun sequence includes the following:
- the LOC130956541 gene encoding replication protein A 70 kDa DNA-binding subunit C-like isoform X3: protein MPLNGDSCGLRFRFPSISILNLNSKKFCLFGIDVIGLLTSVGEEKEYAKEGKIVKMIVLELTSKDLTLRCALFGDYVSQVNHFLASGYVEQPVVVIQLAKVKFFRGQVGLQNVMYATQMLFNPDLPEVVEFRQSMVEQGVNGTQPLFIANEGKVVSLEDDFMRLTRKCTIEELQDKNQEGSFIIFGTIQGIVEDGGWWYSACVCGKGIYPQNGVYYCDFCLKHITNVTPRFKVKITVEDHTGEGIFLLFDRETSYLLKKSCADLFSEVQRDASLVCGDTYPPIFQGLIGKKLLLKVDTKGVPHDTFYGTFRVRRICDDATIITMFELPNYDADDESTPKKEPNLHKSALFGKGDIGVKEESSKSCIKSEKVDVNGEDGKDEKTPTNDTVSDDLSSELDILLSSPEKQTQDVMSHVLHAPCQYGGKVTHDNDVVISKGKRNLNPQFEEAATVADDRGSKVAKVNGV, encoded by the exons ATGCCATTGAATGGTGATTCATGTGGACTCAGATTTCGTTTTCCCTCCATTTCCATCCTCAACTTGAATTCAAAAAA GTTTTGTTTGTTTGGAATAGATGTTATTGGTCTTTTAACTTCGGtgggagaagagaaagaatatGCAAAAGAGGgcaaaattgtgaaaatgattgTGCTGGAATTAACTTCCAAAGA TCTTACCTTGCGATGTGCATTGTTTGGGGATTATGTTAGTCAAGTAAACCATTTCCTTGCGTCTGGCTATGTGGAGCAGCCTGTTGTAGTCATTCAACTTGCAAAAGTCAAGTTCTTTAGGG GTCAAGTAGGCCTTCAAAATGTTATGTACGCGACTCAAATGTTATTTAATCCTGATCTTCCTGAGGTTGTTGAGTTCAGGCAGAG tATGGTTGAGCAAGGGGTGAATGGTACTCAGCCCCTCTTTATTGCAAATGAGGGTAAAGTTGTGTCCTTGGAAGATGATTTCATGCGTTTGACTAGGAAATGCACCATTGAAGAACTTCAAGATAAGAATCAG GAGGGTTCTTTTATCATTTTTGGTACAATCCAAGGTATTGTTGAGGATGGAGGTTGGTGGTATTCTGCTTGTGTGTGTGGAAAGGGTATCTATCCTCAGAATGGTGTATATTACTGTGATTTCTGTTTGAAGCACATAACCAATGTCACTCCAAG atttaaagttaaaataacAGTTGAAGATCATACTGGAGAGggtatttttcttctctttgaTCGTGAGACATCTTATTTGCTTAAGAAATCATGTGCTGACTTGTTTAGTGAGGTTCAAAGAGATGCAAGT CTTGTATGTGGGGATACTTATCCTCCCATTTTCCAAGGGCTCATTGGAAAGAAGTTACTCCTTAAGGTTGATACCAAAGGTGTCCCACATGATACCTTTTATGGCACTTTCCGTGTTAGGAGAATATGTGATGATGCCACCATTATTACCATGTTTGAACTTCCCAATTATGATGCTGATGATGAATCTACTCCAAAAAAG GAGCCTAATTTACACAAATCTGCCCTGTTTGGAAAAGGCGATATTGGTGTTAAGGAGGAGTCCTCAAAGAGTTGTATCAAAAGTGAAAAAGTTGATG TTAATGGTGAAGATGGGAAAGATGAGAAaacacccaccaatgatacTGTTAGTGATGATCTTTCTTCTGAGCTGGATATATTACTTAGCTCACCAGAAAAGCAAACTCAG GATGTGATGTCCCATGTCCTCCATGCACCTTGCCAATATGGAGGAAAGGTTACTCATGACAATGATGTTGTCATTTCCAAGGGCAAGAGGAATTTGAATCCCCAATTTGAAGAAGCGGCTACTGTTGCAGATGATCGTGGGTCCAAGGTTGCCAAGGTTAATGGGGTGTGA
- the LOC130956541 gene encoding uncharacterized protein LOC130956541 isoform X1 has product MPLNGDSCGLRFRFPSISILNLNSKKFCLFGIDVIGLLTSVGEEKEYAKEGKIVKMIVLELTSKDLTLRCALFGDYVSQVNHFLASGYVEQPVVVIQLAKVKFFRGQVGLQNVMYATQMLFNPDLPEVVEFRQSMVEQGVNGTQPLFIANEGKVVSLEDDFMRLTRKCTIEELQDKNQEGSFIIFGTIQGIVEDGGWWYSACVCGKGIYPQNGVYYCDFCLKHITNVTPRFKVKITVEDHTGEGIFLLFDRETSYLLKKSCADLFSEVQRDASLVCGDTYPPIFQGLIGKKLLLKVDTKGVPHDTFYGTFRVRRICDDATIITMFELPNYDADDESTPKKEPNLHKSALFGKGDIGVKEESSKSCIKSEKVDGECCGILCKSPVLIDFLAEKQSAVYGGSEFSVLVNGEDGKDEKTPTNDTVSDDLSSELDILLSSPEKQTQDVMSHVLHAPCQYGGKVTHDNDVVISKGKRNLNPQFEEAATVADDRGSKVAKVNGV; this is encoded by the exons ATGCCATTGAATGGTGATTCATGTGGACTCAGATTTCGTTTTCCCTCCATTTCCATCCTCAACTTGAATTCAAAAAA GTTTTGTTTGTTTGGAATAGATGTTATTGGTCTTTTAACTTCGGtgggagaagagaaagaatatGCAAAAGAGGgcaaaattgtgaaaatgattgTGCTGGAATTAACTTCCAAAGA TCTTACCTTGCGATGTGCATTGTTTGGGGATTATGTTAGTCAAGTAAACCATTTCCTTGCGTCTGGCTATGTGGAGCAGCCTGTTGTAGTCATTCAACTTGCAAAAGTCAAGTTCTTTAGGG GTCAAGTAGGCCTTCAAAATGTTATGTACGCGACTCAAATGTTATTTAATCCTGATCTTCCTGAGGTTGTTGAGTTCAGGCAGAG tATGGTTGAGCAAGGGGTGAATGGTACTCAGCCCCTCTTTATTGCAAATGAGGGTAAAGTTGTGTCCTTGGAAGATGATTTCATGCGTTTGACTAGGAAATGCACCATTGAAGAACTTCAAGATAAGAATCAG GAGGGTTCTTTTATCATTTTTGGTACAATCCAAGGTATTGTTGAGGATGGAGGTTGGTGGTATTCTGCTTGTGTGTGTGGAAAGGGTATCTATCCTCAGAATGGTGTATATTACTGTGATTTCTGTTTGAAGCACATAACCAATGTCACTCCAAG atttaaagttaaaataacAGTTGAAGATCATACTGGAGAGggtatttttcttctctttgaTCGTGAGACATCTTATTTGCTTAAGAAATCATGTGCTGACTTGTTTAGTGAGGTTCAAAGAGATGCAAGT CTTGTATGTGGGGATACTTATCCTCCCATTTTCCAAGGGCTCATTGGAAAGAAGTTACTCCTTAAGGTTGATACCAAAGGTGTCCCACATGATACCTTTTATGGCACTTTCCGTGTTAGGAGAATATGTGATGATGCCACCATTATTACCATGTTTGAACTTCCCAATTATGATGCTGATGATGAATCTACTCCAAAAAAG GAGCCTAATTTACACAAATCTGCCCTGTTTGGAAAAGGCGATATTGGTGTTAAGGAGGAGTCCTCAAAGAGTTGTATCAAAAGTGAAAAAGTTGATGGTGAGTGTTGTGGGATTTTATGTAAATCTCCGGTTCTTATAGATTTTCTTGCTGAAAAACAGTCTGCTGTTTATGGAGGGTCTGAGTTTTCTGTGTTAGTTAATGGTGAAGATGGGAAAGATGAGAAaacacccaccaatgatacTGTTAGTGATGATCTTTCTTCTGAGCTGGATATATTACTTAGCTCACCAGAAAAGCAAACTCAG GATGTGATGTCCCATGTCCTCCATGCACCTTGCCAATATGGAGGAAAGGTTACTCATGACAATGATGTTGTCATTTCCAAGGGCAAGAGGAATTTGAATCCCCAATTTGAAGAAGCGGCTACTGTTGCAGATGATCGTGGGTCCAAGGTTGCCAAGGTTAATGGGGTGTGA
- the LOC130956141 gene encoding RING-H2 finger protein ATL66-like — MSTQHDSRSINWHYTELDDKDLEIRGKTLFFVIVLFSIILLTTIFFLYTRWVCRYNHHHRSSAAHARHAPQSSLPSQGLDQASIKKLPIILHQAPAEPHGGAWEETECCICLGEFVDGEKLKVLPACEHYFHCECVDKWLMQHSSCPLCRASLKLESSLPKILIQEPPIRIDIQF, encoded by the coding sequence ATGTCAACACAACACGATTCTCGCTCTATAAACTGGCACTACACTGAGCTAGATGACAAAGACCTTGAAATCCGTGGCAAAACACTCTTCTTCGTCATCGTTCTCTTCTCCATTATACTCCTCACCACTATCTTCTTCCTCTACACGCGCTGGGTCTGCCGCTACAACCACCACCACCGCTCCTCAGCGGCCCACGCGCGCCACGCGCCGCAGTCATCACTTCCTTCCCAGGGTCTTGACCAGGCGTCCATAAAGAAACTTCCGATCATCCTCCATCAGGCGCCAGCGGAGCCCCACGGCGGCGCGTGGGAGGAGACGGAGTGTTGCATCTGCCTGGGCGAGTTCGTCGACGGCGAGAAGCTGAAGGTTCTTCCGGCGTGTGAACACTATTTCCATTGTGAATGCGTTGATAAGTGGCTAATGCAACATTCTAGTTGCCCACTTTGTAGGGCTTCACTCAAACTTGAATCTTCGTTACCAAAGATTTTGATTCAAGAACCTCCCATTAGAATTGACATCCAATTTTAA
- the LOC130956893 gene encoding actin-depolymerizing factor 1-like translates to MLVQYLSSSDLTHVKDSRLYLELKTKRTHRFIVFKIEENQKQVIVEKLGEPAQGYKDFAACLPPNECRYAKYDFEFLTEVLYMNMIPSNFTMRLNANQQLSPELDLFMKQRL, encoded by the exons ATGCTG GTTCAATATCTTAGTAGTAGTGATCTGACACACGTCAAAGATTCAAG ATTATATTTGGAGCTCAAGACAAAAAGGACTCACAGGTTCATAGTTTTTAAGATTGAGGAGAATCAGAAGCAAGTCATTGTGGAAAAGCTTGGTGAGCCAGCTCAAGGCTACAAAGATTTCGCTGCTTGCCTCCCTCCTAATGAGTGCCGCTATGCTAAATATGATTTCGAGTTCTTGACCGAAG TTTTGTACATGAATATGATCCCTAGTAACTTTACGATGAGATTAAATGCGAATCAGCAACTTTCACCGGAGTTGGATCTCTTCATGAAACAGAGGCTCTAA
- the LOC130956895 gene encoding uncharacterized protein LOC130956895 encodes MDDIDQSEIYDPSVNSLSQVASLVDHPLFSQSEIQGCLDVGDPNYECSFCGACFWLSERVERDSTINRPVFTVCCSKGKIQLPYLQKTPDLLYNLINGNDRKSLYFQKNIRSYNSMFAFTSLGGKVLDSVNDGSGPPQFIITGQNYHRIGSLLLDPGQKPKFAQLYIYDTQHEIMHRREIFRQTSEMDEELIIELLQMIDTHNVIAQSFRRAREFYQCHPSEIFSLKLYSHRKVDRRNYNPPSCDEVAALIVGDFDSSDHGRDIIVRSTTGQLQRIYETHALYWPLQYPLLFPYGEDGYQLNIPYRGQQEGYVPGRRTRVSLREFICFHLQIREKEDGIIHKCRRLFQQFVVDCFTMIESQRLYEIRMKQSTIRGEVLQGIEEAMRRGDDEASSIGTRVILPSSFTGGRRYMFNRCQDAMAICKHFGYPDLFLTITCNPNWPEFQRFTERERIPIADRPDISCRVFHAKLKCLLSDLKEGVFFGPLNAGMYTIEFQKRGLPHAHMLLWLNRESNLQSVEIVDEFICAELPNPQKFPSLYNVVTKYMIHGPCGLLRPSSPCMKDGKCSKFYPKRFVDQTSFDEDGYPIYRRRNMGVTVKINDVDIDNRFVVPYNPLLLMKYQAHINLEFCNKSNVIKYLFKYINKGPDRVTATVGETHYVGESSQVVDEIKQYYDCRYLSPSESMWRILAYDIHHRWPSVQRLTFHLPNQQHVVFDDADITTHVYLRNKDLLTMFTAWMMANRRFPDGRSLTYVEYPGKFVYCSNSREWKPRQRGFSIGRLSFAHPSSGELFYMRMLLNVQRGCTSFRSIRTVNGVTYDTFQEACSAMGFLIDDKEYVSAIKEVAEVASAAQLRRFFVILLLSGSMGRPLSVWEQTWSYLSDDILYRRRHELQYPDLTMSQDELQTFCLLEIERLLQSNGKSLRNYAGMPVPNNYLVSQFSNLLLLRELQYDTVSLTREHDANVLKLNEEQRVVYDKIIDCVLNKSGIASLLLPGGKTAHSMFNIPIELTEETVCRIKKDSAKAEVVRLADLIIWDEAPMTNKLAFEALDRTLRDIMVSVSDRNKDLPFGGKVVVLGGDFRQVLPVIPKGSRAEIVMASINSSVLWKYCEVCCLTKNMRLTMGLEQSTSQELRSFSDWILQIGEGRCGTVVNDKLFVEIPSDLIIPVLENPVEDIVNAIYPNLVQNFRDPSFFQDRAILAPTVENVEEINNYIVDLLPGEEKNYLSADSICGSDVYSDVDVDWINVEFLNQIRCSGLPNHSLKLKIGVPIILLRNIDPAGGLCNGTRLVVRDLGRNVIGADIVSGSNVGDKVFISRMNMIPSDTVIPFKFQRRQFPVSLSFAMTINKSQGQTLSTVGLFLRRPVFCHGQLYVAVSRVRNRNGLKILVCGDALVGPISIENVVFTEVFNKI; translated from the exons atGGATGATATAGACCAATCAGAAATATATGATCCTTCGGTAAATTCATTAAGTCAAGTTGCTTCTCTTGTTGATCATCCGCTGTTCTCGCAAAGTGAGATACAAG gTTGTCTTGATGTTGGTGATCCTAACTATGAATGCTCATTCTGTGGGGCGTGTTTCTGGTTATCAGAACGTGTTGAAAGAGATTCTACAATTAATCGACCTGTTTTTACTGTTTGTTGCTCAAAAGGGAAAATTCAATTACCTTATCTTCAAAAGACCCCAGATCTGttatataatttgattaatGGAAATGATAGGAAGAGTTTGTATTTCCAAAAAAATATTCGATCCTATAACAGTATGTTTGCGTTCACGTCTCTTGGTGGTAAGGTATTGGATTCAGTGAATGATGGGAGTGGTCCACCGCAGTTTATAATAACTGGTCAAAATTATCATCGGATTGGAAGTTTGCTCCTAGATCCTGGTCAGAAGCCAAAATTTGCGCAATTATATATATACGACACTCAGCATGAGATAATGCATAGGCGGGAAATCTTTCG GCAAACATCTGAGATGGATGAAGAATTGATAATTGAGTTATTGCAAATGATTGATACTCATAATGTCATCGCACAGTCATTTCGAAGGGCTAGAGAATTTTATCAGTGTCATCCATCCGAGATATTCTCTTTGAAGTTGTATTCGCATAGGAAGGTTGATCGGAGAAATTACAATCCTCCCTCTTGTGATGAAGTTGCTGCTCTGATTGTTGGAGACTTTGATTCGTCGGATCATGGTCGTGACATTATTGTTCGATCTACTACTGGTCAGTTGCAACGTATCTATGAAACTCATGCTCTGTATTGGCCTTTACAGTATCCGTTGTTGTTTCCATATGGCGAGGATGGTTACCAGTTGAATATTCCATATCGAGGTCAACAGGAGGGATATGTACCTGGAAGAAGAACAAGGGTTTCTCTCAGGGAATTCATATGTTTTCATTTGCAAATTAGGGAGAAAGAAGATGGAATTATTCACAAGTGTAGGCGATTATTTCAACAATTTGTTGTTGATTGTTTCACGATGATTGAGTCCCAGAGATTATATGAGATTAGGATGAAGCAAAGTACAATTAGAGGAGAAGTGCTTCAGGGAATAGAAGAGGCTATGCGACGTGGTGACGATGAAGCTTCTTCAATTGGGACACGAGTCATCTTGCCTTCTTCGTTCACTGGTGGTAGACGTTATATGTTTAATCGTTGTCAGGATGCGATGGCAATCTGTAAACATTTTGGCTATCCAGATTTATTTCTTACTATAACGTGTAATCCAAATTGGCCTGAATTTCAGCGGTTCACAGAGCGAGAGCGAATTCCCATCGCTGATCGTCCCGATATTTCTTGCCGGGTTTTTCATGCTAAGTTGAAATGCCTGCTAAGTGATCTCAAGGAAGGTGTATTTTTTGGTCCCCTTAATGCAG gcATGTATACTATTGAGTTCCAAAAAAGAGGTCTACCGCATGCACACATGTTACTATGGCTTAACAGGGAAAGCAACTTACAAAGTGTTGAAATTGTTGATGAATTCATCTGTGCTGAACTACCTAATCCACAGAAGTTTCCATCTCTTTATAATGTTGTCACCAAGTACATGATCCATGGTCCTTGTGGTCTTCTTAGACCGAGTTCTCCTTGCATGAAAGATGGTAAGTGCTCAAAATTTTATCCAAAAAGATTTGTTGATCAGACGAGCTTTGATGAAGATGGCTATCCGATTTATAGACGTCGTAATATGGGTGTGACAGTGAAGATCAATGACGTTGATATTGACAACAGATTTGTTGTGCCTTATAATCCACTATTGTTAATGAAATATCAAGCTCACATAAATCTTGAGTTCTGTAACAAGTCAAACGTCATCAAGTATCTTTTTAAGTATATCAATAAGGGTCCGGATCGGGTCACTGCAACTGTTGGAGAAACACATTATGTTGGGGAATCTTCTCAGGTAGTTGATGAGATCAAGCAATATTACGACTGTCGTTATTTATCACCATCTGAATCCATGTGGAGAATTTTAGCTTATGATATTCATCATAGATGGCCGTCAGTACAGAGGTTGACTTTTCACTTGCCGAACCAGCAGCATGTTGTATTCGATGATGCTGATATCACCACTCATGTTTATTTGCGCAACAAAGATTTGTTGACGATGTTTACGGCTTGGATGATGGCGAATAGACGGTTTCCAGATGGGCGGTCTTTAACATATGTTGAATATCCAGGAAAATTTGTCTATTGTTCGAACAGTAGGGAGTGGAAGCCGAGGCAGAGGGGATTTTCAATTGGGAGATTGAGTTTTGCTCATCCGTCATCTGGTGAACTTTTCTATATGCGGATGCTTTTGAATGTGCAGAGAGGTTGTACCAGTTTTCGGAGTATACGAACTGTAAATGGTGTTACTTATGATACATTTCAGGAGGCATGTTCTGCCATGGGATTCTTGATAGATGATAAGGAGTATGTTTCTGCGATTAAGGAAGTTGCCGAGGTAGCGTCCGCTGCCCAGCTAAGGAGGTTTTTTGTGATATTATTGTTATCTGGTTCCATGGGAAGGCCTTTGTCAGTGTGGGAACAAACTTGGTCCTATTTGTCTGATGATATACTTTATCGTAGAAGGCATGAGCTGCAATATCCTG ATTTAACGATGAGTCAGGACGAATTGCAAACATTTTGTTTGTTAGAAATTGAGAGACTATTGCAGAGTAATGGAAAATCATTGAGAAATTATGCCGGTATGCCAGTTCCTAATAACTATCTAGTGTCTCAATTTAGCAACTTGTTGTTGCTGCGTGAGTTGCAGTATGACACTGTTTCTTTAACTCGTGAGCATGATGCAAACGTCTTAAAGTTGAATGAAGAACAGAGGGTGGTCTATGATAAAATTATTGATTGCGTTTTGAATAAGAG TGGTATTGCTTCTCTGTTGTTACCTGGTGGTAAGACGGCTCACTCTATGTTCAATATTCCTATTGAGCTGACTGAAGAAACTGTTTGTCGGATTAAGAAGGATAGTGCAAAAGCTGAGGTAGTCCGATTGGCCGATTTGATTATTTGGGATGAGGCACCGATGACTAACAAGTTGGCTTTTGAAGCACTTGATAGGACATTACGTGATATAATGGTTTCGGTCTCTGATAGAAATAAAGATTTACCTTTTGGTGGGAAGGTGGTTGTTCTCGGTGGTGATTTCAGGCAAGTCTTGCCAGTTATTCCGAAAGGTTCTCGTGCTGAGATTGTGATGGCTTCGATAAATTCTTCTGTCCTCTGGAAATATTGTGAAGTTTGCTGTTTGACAAAAAATATGAGGTTAACAATGGGATTGGAACAATCAACTTCTCAGGAGTTAAGGTCATTTTCAGATTGGATACTTCAGATTGGTGAAGGTCGGTGTGGAACAGTGGTCAACGATAAACTTTTTGTTGAGATTCCTTCTGATTTAATAATTCCTGTCTTGGAAAATCCAGTGGAAGATATTGTAAATGCAATTTATCCGAATTTGGTACAGAATTTTCGTGATCCAAGTTTTTTCCAGGATAGGGCAATTTTGGCTCCGACTGTTGAGAATGTTGAAgagataaataattatattgttgACCTGTTGCCCGGGGAGGAGAAAAATTATCTCAGTGCTGATTCGATATGTGGTAGTGATGTTTATTCTGATGTTGATGTTGATTGGATAAATGTTGAATTCTTGAATCAGATTAGGTGTTCTGGTCTACCTAATCATTCATTGAAGTTGAAAATAGGTGTGCCTATTATTTTGTTGAGGAATATTGATCCAGCTGGGGGTTTGTGTAATGGTACCCGACTTGTTGTGCGAGATTTAGGGAGAAATGTGATCGGTGCGGATATTGTTTCTGGTAGCAATGTTGGGGATAAAGTTTTTATCAGTAGAATGAATATGATTCCCAGTGATACAGTTATACCGTTTAAATTTCAACGCCGTCAGTTCCCGGTCTCTCTGTCGTTTGCGATGACAATTAACAAAAGCCAGGGTCAGACATTATCAACAGTCGGTTTGTTCTTGCGTCGTCCTGTGTTTTGTCACGGTCAACTTTATGTAGCTGTTTCCCGAGTTAGGAATAGAAATGGTCTTAAGATTTTAGTTTGTGGTGATGCATTAGTTGGTCCTATCAGTATTGAAAATGTTGTATTTACGGAAGTTTTTAATAAGATATAA
- the LOC130956541 gene encoding uncharacterized protein LOC130956541 isoform X2 produces MFPFSDLLNMTEDYDFLVDVIGLLTSVGEEKEYAKEGKIVKMIVLELTSKDLTLRCALFGDYVSQVNHFLASGYVEQPVVVIQLAKVKFFRGQVGLQNVMYATQMLFNPDLPEVVEFRQSMVEQGVNGTQPLFIANEGKVVSLEDDFMRLTRKCTIEELQDKNQEGSFIIFGTIQGIVEDGGWWYSACVCGKGIYPQNGVYYCDFCLKHITNVTPRFKVKITVEDHTGEGIFLLFDRETSYLLKKSCADLFSEVQRDASLVCGDTYPPIFQGLIGKKLLLKVDTKGVPHDTFYGTFRVRRICDDATIITMFELPNYDADDESTPKKEPNLHKSALFGKGDIGVKEESSKSCIKSEKVDGECCGILCKSPVLIDFLAEKQSAVYGGSEFSVLVNGEDGKDEKTPTNDTVSDDLSSELDILLSSPEKQTQDVMSHVLHAPCQYGGKVTHDNDVVISKGKRNLNPQFEEAATVADDRGSKVAKVNGV; encoded by the exons ATGTTTCCTTTTTCTGATTTGCTGAATATGACTGAAGATTATGATTTTTTAGTTG ATGTTATTGGTCTTTTAACTTCGGtgggagaagagaaagaatatGCAAAAGAGGgcaaaattgtgaaaatgattgTGCTGGAATTAACTTCCAAAGA TCTTACCTTGCGATGTGCATTGTTTGGGGATTATGTTAGTCAAGTAAACCATTTCCTTGCGTCTGGCTATGTGGAGCAGCCTGTTGTAGTCATTCAACTTGCAAAAGTCAAGTTCTTTAGGG GTCAAGTAGGCCTTCAAAATGTTATGTACGCGACTCAAATGTTATTTAATCCTGATCTTCCTGAGGTTGTTGAGTTCAGGCAGAG tATGGTTGAGCAAGGGGTGAATGGTACTCAGCCCCTCTTTATTGCAAATGAGGGTAAAGTTGTGTCCTTGGAAGATGATTTCATGCGTTTGACTAGGAAATGCACCATTGAAGAACTTCAAGATAAGAATCAG GAGGGTTCTTTTATCATTTTTGGTACAATCCAAGGTATTGTTGAGGATGGAGGTTGGTGGTATTCTGCTTGTGTGTGTGGAAAGGGTATCTATCCTCAGAATGGTGTATATTACTGTGATTTCTGTTTGAAGCACATAACCAATGTCACTCCAAG atttaaagttaaaataacAGTTGAAGATCATACTGGAGAGggtatttttcttctctttgaTCGTGAGACATCTTATTTGCTTAAGAAATCATGTGCTGACTTGTTTAGTGAGGTTCAAAGAGATGCAAGT CTTGTATGTGGGGATACTTATCCTCCCATTTTCCAAGGGCTCATTGGAAAGAAGTTACTCCTTAAGGTTGATACCAAAGGTGTCCCACATGATACCTTTTATGGCACTTTCCGTGTTAGGAGAATATGTGATGATGCCACCATTATTACCATGTTTGAACTTCCCAATTATGATGCTGATGATGAATCTACTCCAAAAAAG GAGCCTAATTTACACAAATCTGCCCTGTTTGGAAAAGGCGATATTGGTGTTAAGGAGGAGTCCTCAAAGAGTTGTATCAAAAGTGAAAAAGTTGATGGTGAGTGTTGTGGGATTTTATGTAAATCTCCGGTTCTTATAGATTTTCTTGCTGAAAAACAGTCTGCTGTTTATGGAGGGTCTGAGTTTTCTGTGTTAGTTAATGGTGAAGATGGGAAAGATGAGAAaacacccaccaatgatacTGTTAGTGATGATCTTTCTTCTGAGCTGGATATATTACTTAGCTCACCAGAAAAGCAAACTCAG GATGTGATGTCCCATGTCCTCCATGCACCTTGCCAATATGGAGGAAAGGTTACTCATGACAATGATGTTGTCATTTCCAAGGGCAAGAGGAATTTGAATCCCCAATTTGAAGAAGCGGCTACTGTTGCAGATGATCGTGGGTCCAAGGTTGCCAAGGTTAATGGGGTGTGA